A single genomic interval of Croceibacter atlanticus HTCC2559 harbors:
- the rimO gene encoding 30S ribosomal protein S12 methylthiotransferase RimO, which yields MRTKTRKKNKINVITLGCSKNVYDSEVLMGQLKANNKDVVHEEEGNVVVINTCGFIDNAKEQSVNTILDAVKQKEEGIIDKVFVTGCLSERYKPDLQKDIPEVDQYFGTTELPSLLKALGADYKHELVGERVTTTPKNYAYLKIAEGCDRPCSFCAIPLMRGKHRSTPIEDIVADAKSLAANGVKELILIAQDLTYYGLDLYKKRNLAELLRELVKVEGIEWIRLHYAFPTGFPMDVLDVMNEEPKICNYLDIPLQHISDKILKSMRRGTTQEKTTKLLKEFRAKVPTMAIRTTLIVGYPGETEEDFQILKQWVKDMRFERLGCFTYSHEENTHAYNLEDDVPEDVKQDRANQIMEIQGQISWELNQQHIGKEFKVVIDRKEGGYFVGRTEFDSPDVDNEVLIDAEKHYLKTAEFVTVKITEASDFDLYAEPVIN from the coding sequence ATGCGTACAAAAACAAGGAAAAAGAACAAGATTAACGTTATCACTTTAGGCTGTAGTAAGAATGTTTACGACAGTGAGGTGCTAATGGGACAGCTAAAGGCTAACAATAAAGATGTTGTTCATGAGGAAGAAGGTAATGTAGTGGTCATTAATACGTGTGGCTTTATAGATAACGCTAAAGAGCAAAGTGTAAATACCATATTAGATGCTGTAAAGCAAAAAGAAGAAGGTATTATAGATAAAGTCTTTGTTACAGGCTGTTTGTCTGAACGCTATAAGCCAGACTTGCAAAAAGATATTCCAGAAGTAGATCAATATTTTGGAACTACAGAGTTGCCAAGTCTTTTAAAAGCATTGGGAGCAGATTATAAACATGAATTAGTCGGTGAGCGTGTAACCACAACTCCAAAGAACTATGCTTATTTAAAGATAGCCGAAGGTTGTGATAGGCCTTGTTCATTTTGTGCAATTCCTTTAATGAGAGGTAAACACAGATCTACTCCTATTGAGGATATTGTAGCAGATGCTAAAAGCCTTGCAGCAAACGGAGTAAAGGAACTTATTCTTATTGCTCAAGACCTTACTTATTATGGCTTAGATTTATATAAGAAGAGAAATCTTGCAGAGCTGTTAAGAGAGCTTGTTAAGGTTGAAGGTATTGAGTGGATAAGATTACACTACGCATTTCCAACAGGATTCCCTATGGATGTTTTAGATGTTATGAATGAGGAGCCTAAAATTTGTAATTATTTAGATATACCGCTTCAACACATATCAGATAAGATTCTTAAGTCTATGCGTCGAGGTACAACACAGGAGAAAACCACTAAGCTACTTAAAGAATTTAGAGCTAAGGTGCCTACTATGGCAATTAGGACTACTTTAATAGTTGGATACCCAGGCGAAACTGAAGAAGATTTCCAAATTCTTAAGCAATGGGTTAAAGATATGCGTTTTGAGCGTTTAGGGTGTTTTACCTATTCCCACGAAGAAAACACGCACGCCTATAATTTAGAGGATGATGTTCCGGAAGATGTAAAGCAAGATAGAGCTAACCAGATTATGGAAATTCAAGGACAAATATCTTGGGAACTTAACCAGCAGCATATTGGTAAGGAGTTTAAGGTTGTTATAGATAGAAAAGAAGGTGGCTATTTTGTAGGAAGAACAGAATTTGATTCTCCAGATGTAGATAATGAAGTATTAATAGATGCTGAAAAACACTACCTGAAAACTGCAGAGTTTGTAACTGTAAAAATTACTGAAGCTTCAGATTTCGATTTGTATGCAGAACCAGTTATCAATTAA
- the rpmB gene encoding 50S ribosomal protein L28, whose product MSRVCELTGKRAMVGNNVSHAMNKTKRKFNVNLIKKRFYIPEEDKWMTLKISTSALKTINKKGISAVIKEARAKGFLNQ is encoded by the coding sequence ATGTCAAGAGTTTGTGAACTTACAGGAAAAAGAGCGATGGTTGGAAACAACGTATCGCACGCAATGAACAAGACCAAGCGTAAATTTAACGTTAACTTGATCAAAAAGCGTTTCTACATCCCAGAAGAGGATAAGTGGATGACCCTAAAAATATCAACGTCTGCTTTAAAGACTATCAACAAGAAAGGGATTTCAGCAGTAATAAAGGAGGCCCGAGCTAAAGGGTTTTTAAACCAATAA
- a CDS encoding DUF4295 domain-containing protein yields the protein MAKKSVASLQTGSKRLTKAIKMVKSPKTGAYTFVESVMDPDSVNDFFAKK from the coding sequence ATGGCAAAGAAATCAGTAGCAAGTTTACAGACAGGATCTAAGCGATTAACTAAAGCCATTAAAATGGTGAAGTCGCCTAAGACAGGAGCTTATACATTTGTTGAGTCTGTAATGGACCCAGACAGTGTGAATGACTTTTTCGCTAAGAAATAA
- the truA gene encoding tRNA pseudouridine(38-40) synthase TruA gives MRYFLDIAYNGKPYHGFQRQPEDISVQEVLEDAIAVYFQKAVTIFGAGRTDTGVHGKQLIAHFDSDTTINESQFLYKLNKLLPDSVAVRDVYLVNSEAHARFDAMAREYEYVVTTRKDPFLSESALYIIKPLDVEAMNTAAKVLLEYTDFECFSKVKTDVKTFNCKITYAHWSQHGHKLVFTIRADRFLRNMVRAIVGTLLEVGLGKRLPGSIHDIIASKNRGEAGKSVAAQGLYLTKVLYPDCIKNLSLTREEFTYN, from the coding sequence TTGCGCTACTTCTTAGACATAGCTTATAATGGAAAACCCTATCATGGTTTTCAAAGACAACCCGAAGATATCTCTGTGCAAGAGGTGTTAGAGGATGCTATAGCAGTATATTTTCAAAAAGCTGTTACTATTTTTGGTGCAGGCAGAACAGATACAGGTGTTCATGGTAAACAATTAATAGCGCATTTTGACAGTGATACTACTATAAATGAATCACAGTTTTTATATAAGCTGAATAAATTGTTGCCAGATAGTGTAGCTGTTCGAGATGTTTATCTTGTAAATAGTGAAGCACACGCAAGGTTTGATGCTATGGCTAGAGAGTATGAATATGTGGTGACTACAAGAAAAGATCCTTTCTTGTCTGAAAGTGCATTGTACATTATTAAGCCATTAGATGTAGAAGCAATGAATACTGCAGCCAAAGTTCTGTTAGAGTATACAGACTTTGAGTGTTTTTCTAAGGTTAAGACAGATGTAAAAACCTTTAATTGTAAGATTACCTACGCGCATTGGTCACAACATGGACATAAACTCGTCTTTACTATACGAGCAGATCGGTTTTTAAGAAATATGGTGAGAGCAATTGTTGGTACGTTATTAGAAGTAGGACTTGGTAAACGTTTACCAGGAAGTATACACGATATAATTGCAAGCAAAAATAGAGGTGAAGCAGGAAAGTCTGTTGCTGCACAAGGTCTGTATCTTACAAAGGTATTGTATCCAGACTGTATTAAAAATTTATCATTAACAAGAGAAGAATTTACATATAACTAA
- the ftsY gene encoding signal recognition particle-docking protein FtsY, which yields MALFKNLFSKEKKETLDKGLEKSKSSFFGKLSKAVAGKSKVDDDVLDELEEILVASDVGVTTTIKIIKRIEERVAKDKYLGTDELNLILREEIAGLLSETETDSKLGFHIPEGKKPYVIMVVGVNGVGKTTTIGKLAHQFKSQGKNVVLGAADTFRAAAIDQLQVWADRTGVPIVKQQMGSDPASVAFETVQEAVKQNADVVLVDTAGRLHNKVNLMNELSKVKRVMQKVADNVPDEVLLVLDGSTGQNAFEQAKQFTAATEVTSLAITKLDGTAKGGVVIGISDQFQIPVKYIGVGEGIEDLQAFDKFEFVDSFFK from the coding sequence ATGGCATTATTTAAAAACTTATTCTCTAAAGAAAAAAAAGAAACCTTAGATAAAGGATTAGAAAAAAGTAAATCTTCTTTCTTTGGTAAATTATCTAAAGCAGTTGCAGGAAAATCTAAAGTAGATGATGATGTTCTAGATGAACTTGAAGAAATTCTTGTAGCTAGTGATGTTGGTGTTACTACAACTATAAAAATCATCAAACGTATTGAAGAACGCGTTGCTAAAGATAAATATCTTGGTACAGATGAGCTTAATCTTATTCTTAGAGAAGAAATTGCAGGTCTTTTAAGCGAAACAGAAACCGATTCTAAATTAGGTTTTCATATTCCGGAAGGTAAAAAACCATATGTAATAATGGTTGTTGGTGTTAATGGTGTAGGTAAGACTACAACTATTGGTAAACTGGCACATCAATTTAAAAGTCAAGGTAAGAATGTTGTATTGGGCGCAGCAGATACGTTTAGAGCTGCCGCTATAGACCAACTCCAAGTTTGGGCAGACCGTACAGGTGTTCCTATTGTTAAACAGCAAATGGGAAGTGACCCAGCATCTGTTGCTTTTGAAACTGTGCAAGAAGCTGTGAAACAAAATGCAGATGTAGTCTTAGTTGATACTGCAGGTCGTTTACATAACAAGGTAAACCTTATGAATGAGTTAAGTAAGGTTAAACGTGTAATGCAGAAAGTTGCAGATAATGTACCAGATGAAGTGTTGTTAGTTTTAGATGGCTCTACAGGACAAAATGCATTTGAGCAGGCTAAACAATTTACTGCAGCTACAGAAGTTACAAGTCTTGCTATTACAAAATTAGATGGTACTGCTAAAGGTGGTGTTGTTATTGGTATTAGTGACCAGTTTCAAATTCCTGTAAAATATATTGGAGTAGGAGAAGGTATTGAAGATCTTCAAGCCTTCGATAAATTTGAATTTGTAGACTCTTTTTTCAAATAA
- a CDS encoding serine hydrolase domain-containing protein: MKAIYLFYLIVFSLSCTSSTDFVDETENPTEETPETPTNSTLYFPPINSENWDTATPESLGWHTENIDVLDEFLVQSGTKAFIILSKGKIILEKYYNNSEASDNLPWNSAGKTLTAFFILQAAENNLIHLDDPTTSYLGVGWTNMTPEQEQNITIRHQMTMTSGGDFTVENTSCTDPECLNYLNDPDTNWYYHNAFYSLLQPVLNNAIPDGFDSYFETNLKNKIGMNGAWIQLGYVRVYFSTARSMARFGLLNLSKGIWNTEELLSAELVTESQTSSQELNPAYGYLWWLNGKSTYKLPTLNATFNGELIPNAPADLVAGLGKNDQKLYVIPSKDLVIVRMGDASDAELQGPSGYDNELWEKLNLVFGD, translated from the coding sequence ATGAAAGCAATTTATCTCTTTTATTTAATAGTCTTTAGCTTGAGCTGCACTAGCTCTACAGATTTTGTTGATGAAACTGAAAATCCTACTGAAGAGACACCTGAAACACCAACCAATAGCACATTATATTTTCCGCCTATTAATTCTGAAAACTGGGATACAGCTACACCAGAATCTTTAGGTTGGCACACAGAAAATATTGATGTTTTAGACGAATTTCTAGTACAAAGCGGTACTAAAGCTTTTATAATATTAAGCAAAGGCAAAATAATATTAGAAAAGTATTACAATAACAGTGAAGCTTCAGATAATTTACCTTGGAACTCTGCAGGTAAGACACTTACAGCGTTCTTTATTTTACAAGCTGCAGAAAACAACTTAATTCATTTAGATGATCCGACAACTAGTTATTTAGGAGTTGGGTGGACTAATATGACACCAGAACAGGAACAGAATATTACCATAAGGCACCAAATGACAATGACTTCTGGCGGCGATTTTACTGTTGAAAATACTTCTTGTACAGACCCTGAATGTTTAAATTATTTAAATGATCCTGACACCAATTGGTATTATCACAATGCATTTTACTCATTATTACAACCAGTTTTAAATAATGCTATCCCAGATGGTTTTGATTCATACTTCGAGACTAATTTGAAGAATAAAATTGGTATGAATGGAGCTTGGATTCAGCTTGGTTATGTAAGGGTATATTTTAGCACAGCGAGAAGCATGGCAAGATTTGGGTTATTAAATTTAAGCAAAGGTATTTGGAATACAGAAGAATTACTTTCTGCAGAACTTGTTACAGAAAGCCAAACATCCTCGCAAGAATTAAATCCAGCTTACGGTTATTTATGGTGGCTTAATGGAAAGTCTACTTACAAATTGCCTACTTTAAACGCTACATTTAACGGAGAGCTTATTCCAAATGCTCCAGCAGATCTTGTTGCTGGTTTAGGTAAAAACGATCAGAAACTTTATGTTATACCTAGCAAAGACTTAGTGATTGTAAGAATGGGAGACGCATCTGACGCTGAACTACAAGGACCATCTGGTTATGACAATGAGTTATGGGAAAAATTAAACCTTGTATTTGGTGATTAA
- the rpmG gene encoding 50S ribosomal protein L33, giving the protein MAKKGNRVQVILECTEHKDSGKPGTSRYITTKNKKNTPDRLEIKKFNPILRKMTIHKEIK; this is encoded by the coding sequence ATGGCAAAGAAAGGCAATAGAGTACAAGTGATTTTGGAGTGCACAGAGCACAAGGATTCTGGTAAACCAGGAACGTCTCGTTACATCACTACCAAGAACAAGAAAAATACACCGGACAGATTAGAGATTAAGAAATTTAATCCTATCCTACGTAAAATGACAATTCACAAGGAGATAAAATAA
- a CDS encoding metallophosphoesterase family protein has protein sequence MKHILLLSDTHSHIDDTIIKYVKQADEVWHAGDIGDLKVTDTIAKLKPLRAVYGNIDDTKARQEFPLDSVFTVEGVKVYMTHIGGYPGTYKPRVYPILKREQPKLFICGHSHILKVMNDKNLNCLHMNPGAIGKHGFHKVRTMLRFKVDNATISDLEVVELKR, from the coding sequence TTGAAACACATTTTATTACTTAGTGATACACATAGTCATATTGATGATACTATTATTAAATATGTAAAGCAAGCAGATGAAGTTTGGCACGCTGGAGATATTGGTGATTTAAAAGTAACAGACACTATTGCAAAGCTTAAACCACTACGAGCTGTGTATGGTAATATAGATGACACCAAAGCAAGACAAGAGTTTCCCTTAGATTCTGTTTTTACTGTTGAAGGCGTGAAAGTATATATGACACATATAGGTGGCTATCCTGGAACCTACAAACCGAGAGTTTACCCTATTTTAAAACGCGAACAACCCAAGTTATTTATATGTGGGCACTCTCACATTTTAAAAGTAATGAATGACAAAAACCTAAACTGTCTTCATATGAATCCTGGTGCTATTGGAAAGCACGGTTTTCATAAGGTGAGAACAATGCTTCGCTTTAAAGTTGACAATGCAACTATTTCAGATTTGGAAGTTGTAGAGCTTAAACGTTAA